A window of Roseateles sp. XES5 genomic DNA:
GAATGCGGGTCGAGCGAGGAGAGCATGCCGTTGATGGCATTCTCGATGAGCTGGTCTTCCTTCGGCGGGGTCACGTACTGGGCGCGCACGCGCTCGAAGACGTCGCCGAAAATGGAGAGCTCCCGATAGGTCGACGAGCCGGCGGCTTCGGCGGGCAGCGTTACCGTGTTGATGACGCTCATGGCCGTGGCACCCATGAGTGCACCGACAATAACAAGTGAAGCCCTACGTATCATTGCGTGCCTTTCCAGATTTTTTTGCGGACCACCACGGCCGGGAATCAACCGGTTTTCCGTTCTTTCGGAATTCAATGTAAAGTGTCGGCTTGTCCGTTTCCAGCGTCAAAGCGTTGACACTCGCGACCCTTTTTTCACCCATCACGGCGAGCGGTTCTCCCGCCACGACGAACTGACCCTCGCGCACGCTCACCTTGTCCATGCCGGCGAGAACCAGATGGTATCCCTCTCCGGCATTCAGGATGATCATGCGGCCATAACTGCGAAACGTTCCGGCAAAGACGATCCATCCGTCCGAGGGCGCGGTCACAAGCGCGCCGGGATTGGCGGCCAGCGTCAGCCCCTGCGAATCATGGCCGGTACCATCCGCCTCGCCGAATTGGCGCAGGACGTCGCCCGCCACGGGATAATCGAGTTTTGCCTGCAGCTCCTGGAATTCGTATGCCGGAGCAATGCGGTTTTTGTCGGGCACCGTCTCGCGGGCGAGCGCCCGCGCTTTCTCCCGTTCCGCCTCGCTCTGGCCGCGTCGTTCCTCTTCCTTGGCGCGGGCGAGCGCGGCGGCGTCGCGCACCGAGCCGATCTCCTGCTCCAGGCTGCCGATCAGGCCTTCGAGGCTGGTGGCGCGGGCGGCAAGCTCCTCGGCGCGGCGGCGCTCGGCGGCGAGCGTGCGGTTGTTCGTCTGGGCCAGGGCTTCGTTTTCGGCGACCAGAAGCTCGGTGCGCTTCTCCGCCTCGATGCGCACCTGCATGGCGTCGGTCAGCTCGGTCTTTTCCCGGTCGATATCGCTCTTGATGTCCATGAGGGCGGAGAGATCGTCGATCAGCGCGTCGGTTTCCTTGCGGATGCCGGGCACGACGGCGCCAAGCAGGATGGCGCTGCGCACGGAGGCGAGCGCATCGTCCGGCGTCACGAGCAGCGCCGGCGGCGGGTTTCGCCCCATGCGCTGGAGCGCGGCGAGAACCTCGGCCAGAAGCCCGCGGCGCTCGTGCAGCGAGGCGCGCACGCCCGCCTCCTCCTCGCGCATGCCTTCCAGCCGCTTCTCGCCGGCAAGGATCTTCTCTTCCATCTGCTTGCGCAGCGCGGCCGACTTGACGATTTCCTCGCGCAGGGTCTGCCGGGATTTTTCGAGGGTGGCGATCTCGGTTTCGAGCTGCTTCGTCTTCTCGTCGGAAACGGTAATCGACTGCGAGAGCGCTTCGAGTTCGCGGCGCGTGCTGTCGCGGCGCAGCGCAAGGGCCGCGGCGGGATCGGGCTCGGCCCTCGGCAGCGAACCGGTCTTCTCCAGCGTGACGGCGGCGTCCTGCGGTTCGGCGAAGAGGGGCGCCGAAATCACTGATGAGGCCAGGACAGCCGACAGCAATGCCGGCCGCAGCAGGCGGCTGACACCCTTACCGGGATTGGCTGTGCCGGTTTTCCTCATCGTCTCCCGAACGTCCGTTGTGCCCGCTCTATGCTGATTTGCCGATTTCGCCAAGAAACAGCGCCGAAAATACGGCCTCGGCCATCCTGCACGCCAGAGCTTGCGCGGCGATGATGTCAGGAACGGTGATAGGGATGGCCGGAAAGGATGGTGACGGCACGATAAAGCTGTTCGGCAAGCAGGATGCGCACGAGTTGGTGCGGCCAGGTCATCTTGCCAAGGCAAAGCGTGGCGTTGGCGCGCTCGTAAAGGGCGGGGTCGAGCCCGTCCGCGCCGCCGATGGCGATCATCAGCTCGCGCTTGCCGGCGTCACGGTAGTTTCCGAGAAGATCCGCGAAGGCAGGGGAATCGAGCGATTTGCCACGCTCGTCGAGCAGGATCAGCACGGCGCCGTCGGGCAGCGCCTTTTCCAGCATCGCCGCTTCCTCGCGCTTGCGCGTCTCGGCATTGCCGGCGCGGCTTTCGCCGACTTCGGCAAGCTTGCCGAGTTCGAGGCCGACGGCGGGGCCGGCCTTCGCGAAACGGTCGATATATCGGGCCGCAAGATCCTTCTCAGGGCCGGCTTTCAGCCGTCCCACCGAAAAAAGTCCAACCCGCATCGCCCGAAGCCCTGTCCGTTCGGGTGGCGCCAAGGTCGCCACCGCCGTTCCTCGCCGGACAGGCGCCCGGCGTATCGTTTAAATCTCTATCGAAATTCCGGATGCAAAACCGCTGCGCGCTTTTGCCGGAATTTCTAGTGCATCGTGCCGTCTTCGATCTCGGGAGCCGCCCACATCCGTTCGATGTTGTAGAACTCCCGGACTTCCGGCCGGAACACGTGGACGATGATATCGCCGGTGTCGATCAGCACCCAGTCGCCCGCCTCAAGACCTTCGACGCGGGCATTGCCCAGGCCTTCCTCCTTGAGATCGGAAATGAGGTGATCGGCAATCGCCATGACATGACGGTTCGAGCGTCCGGACACGACCACCATGTAGTCGCCCAGCGCCGATTTGCCCGCAATGTTGATGCTGACGATATCTTCTGCCTTGGAGTCCTCGAGGCTTGCGAGGACCAGTTGAAGAGCCCGGTCGGCGGCATCGTCGCCCCGTCCCGCGTTCTTGGAGAAAACGCCGACGACGTTTCCCTTTGCGTGCACTGTTGTCAGGTTCGTTCCTTTCCGCATAACAAAACAGCACGTCCGTACCGGCAAAACCGCGCCGGCACCTACTAAATGTAGGCACCGATGGGTGTGAGTTTCAAGACGTCACTTCTGAGGGATGGTTTTCTCTAGGGCCTGCTGGTCGCGCAGCGCCGTGGAGCTGAGCGGTGAACGGGGCCCGTGGATGAAGGTCCAGGCCGGCGCGCGGCGGCCCGGCAGGGACAAGGCGTCCTCCTCGTCGACGCGGGCATAGTCGAAGGTTTTCGCCATGCGCGAGGAGAGATAGGCGAGCGTCGAGCCGGGTCGGTCGATGACGGCGATCGGGAAGGTGCAGGCGATCTTCTGCCAGTTCTGCCAGCGGTGGAAGGTGCCGAGATTGTCCGCGCCCATGATCCAGACGAAGTTCACGCCGCGGTTCAGGGCCTGCACGCGCTCCAGCGTGCGGGCCGTATAGCTCTGGCCGAGCCGTTTCTCGAAAGCGGTTACCTTCACGCGCGGACCGGGGGCGATCTCCTCGCTGAGGCGGAGGCGCTCGGCAAGCGGGGCAAGCTGGCGATGATCCTTCAGCGGATTGCCGGGCGTCACCATCCACCAGAGCTGGTCGAGGCCGAGGCGACGAAGTGCGATTTCCGCGACGAGCGCGTGGCCCTGGTGCGGCGGATTGAAGGAACCGCCGAACAGGCCGACCGCCATGCCTTTTTCGACATGGGGCATCCTCAGATACTGTTCCGCGACCGCCTGCGCCGTCACGTCAGGGCCGCACCTGTCCGGTGCCGCGCACCCGGTATTTGAAGGAAGTGAGCTGTTCGACGCCGACGGGGCCGCGCGCATGCATCTTGCCTGTCGCGATGCCGATCTCGCCGCCCATGCCGAACTCGCCGCCGTCGGCGAACTGGGTGGAGGCGTTGTGCAGCAGGATGGCCGAATCGATTTCCGTGAAGAAGCGCTCGACGACCTCGGGATTGTCGGCGATCACCGCCTCGGTATGGGCGGAGGACCAGCGATTGATATGCTCGATGGCGCCGGAAATGCTGTCCACCAGCGAAACCGAGAGGATGGCGTCGAGATATTCCGTCGACCAGTCCGCTTCCGTCGCGGCAACGAGGTTGGGGAGGCGGGCGCGGATCTCGTCGGTCGCACGCACTTCGCAGCCGGCGGCCAGCAGGCCTTCGACCAGC
This region includes:
- a CDS encoding murein hydrolase activator EnvC, giving the protein MRKTGTANPGKGVSRLLRPALLSAVLASSVISAPLFAEPQDAAVTLEKTGSLPRAEPDPAAALALRRDSTRRELEALSQSITVSDEKTKQLETEIATLEKSRQTLREEIVKSAALRKQMEEKILAGEKRLEGMREEEAGVRASLHERRGLLAEVLAALQRMGRNPPPALLVTPDDALASVRSAILLGAVVPGIRKETDALIDDLSALMDIKSDIDREKTELTDAMQVRIEAEKRTELLVAENEALAQTNNRTLAAERRRAEELAARATSLEGLIGSLEQEIGSVRDAAALARAKEEERRGQSEAEREKARALARETVPDKNRIAPAYEFQELQAKLDYPVAGDVLRQFGEADGTGHDSQGLTLAANPGALVTAPSDGWIVFAGTFRSYGRMIILNAGEGYHLVLAGMDKVSVREGQFVVAGEPLAVMGEKRVASVNALTLETDKPTLYIEFRKNGKPVDSRPWWSAKKSGKARNDT
- the rlmH gene encoding 23S rRNA (pseudouridine(1915)-N(3))-methyltransferase RlmH; protein product: MGRLKAGPEKDLAARYIDRFAKAGPAVGLELGKLAEVGESRAGNAETRKREEAAMLEKALPDGAVLILLDERGKSLDSPAFADLLGNYRDAGKRELMIAIGGADGLDPALYERANATLCLGKMTWPHQLVRILLAEQLYRAVTILSGHPYHRS
- a CDS encoding nicotinate-nucleotide adenylyltransferase, yielding MTAQAVAEQYLRMPHVEKGMAVGLFGGSFNPPHQGHALVAEIALRRLGLDQLWWMVTPGNPLKDHRQLAPLAERLRLSEEIAPGPRVKVTAFEKRLGQSYTARTLERVQALNRGVNFVWIMGADNLGTFHRWQNWQKIACTFPIAVIDRPGSTLAYLSSRMAKTFDYARVDEEDALSLPGRRAPAWTFIHGPRSPLSSTALRDQQALEKTIPQK
- the rsfS gene encoding ribosome silencing factor, with translation MHAKGNVVGVFSKNAGRGDDAADRALQLVLASLEDSKAEDIVSINIAGKSALGDYMVVVSGRSNRHVMAIADHLISDLKEEGLGNARVEGLEAGDWVLIDTGDIIVHVFRPEVREFYNIERMWAAPEIEDGTMH